The genome window TGGAAAGTGATACCCCAGACTTTAGCGACCCCACCCAGTTCACTCTCGGAATAGGCGGCTTGCTGGGGCAGATTAATCCTGACACCACAGCCCAATACTTCTATTATGACATCCTGGGCAGCCTTGGCGCTGTCGGTGACCAGAGCGGAAGTATTAACGGAACTTACCGTTATGACCCCTGGGGAGCTGTAATTGAACAGACGGGCTTTGAAACAAACCACAGCTACATAGGGAAATACGGGGTAACAGA of Phosphitispora fastidiosa contains these proteins:
- a CDS encoding RHS repeat-associated core domain-containing protein, which produces ESDTPDFSDPTQFTLGIGGLLGQINPDTTAQYFYYDILGSLGAVGDQSGSINGTYRYDPWGAVIEQTGFETNHSYIGKYGVTDESEAALIHMGARFYDPTAGAFLQTDPVKGSISNPYSMVPYIYALNDPMNLIDPAGEMPSSAWFNQKQREWANT